Within Myxococcales bacterium, the genomic segment AAGGTGCTAAAAGCACTTAGGAAGGTGGTCAGCGATGGTGACAAGGTATTCACAAACGTTCAAGGCAGAAGCGGTACGCAAGCTGCGCGAAGGCGCGAGCGTCAAGGACGTGGCCGCGCAAACGGAGCGAGCGTTTTCGGTCTTCGTGATTGGCTCAGAGCCCAGGAACAAACGGAGCGTGAACGACCTTTCACGAAAGAAGAGTTACGTCAGATTCGGGTCTTGAAGCGACGTGTGGCACAGCTTGAAGAGGAGAAAGAAATTTTAAAAGGAGCCACCCGGCTCTTTGTGAAAGAGCCGCAGTGAAACAGGCCTTTGTGAACACGGCTTTGAGCACTCGGTGCGGCGCGTGTGCTCGGCATTTGGTTTTTCCCGCAGTAGTCACTACCAGGGTCGGTCTACCCAGACCCAGAGGACCGAGCGTGATAAGCCCCTGGTGGAAGCGATGAACCACGTACACGGCCATCGCTACAAGAGGCACTATGGCAGCCCGAGAATGACCGCTGAGCTCAAAGACCAAGGCTTTTTGGTGAACCACAAACGGGTGGCCCGGCTGATGAAAGCGCATGGGCTTTGTGCAAAGCCGCCGAAGAAAAAGGCGAAAACGACCGACTCGGCCCACGCGCTTGCTGTGGCTGACAACGCGCTTGCTCGTGATTTTACAGTCGGACAAGGCCAAGTGCGTTAGGTCAGTGACATCCGCTATCTGAGGGTATGGGGCGGCTTTGTGTACGTGGCGGTCATCTTGGATGTCACAACGCGAGCATGGCTTGGCTACAGCGTCCAGGGGCATCTGCGCTCCTCGTTGGTGCAGGATGCGCTTAGGATGGCCACAGAACACACCACGCTGCTCCCTGAACTTTTCCACGCCGACAGGGGCAGTCAGTATGCTTGTGAAAGCTTCAGGGTTGAGCTCGGCAAGCTCCATGCACAGCTGAGCATGTCACGCAAAGGCAACTGCTGGGATAACGCCGTGGCGGAAAGTTTCTTTTCAACGTTCAATCGTGAAGTGGCCGTTAGCTTTTTAGACCTTGAAGACGCTCGTCGCGAAATCTATGACTATTTCTGTTTTTACAACCAAGAACGAGGCACTCTTCGCTTGGACAAACATGTCCACGGTCTTATGAAAAAATGCTTAACTCAAACAACCGAAAAGTGGCATAACTAACTGGTCCGGGTTTTGGGCGGTAAGGGCCAAGAGCCCTACGATAAGCGCTAACGTGGGGGGGGCATCAGCATGCTATAATTATAAAAGCCTGTGTTTGTGATAGCTTTCGTAACTGCCTCGTTGCTTTCAGTATATCCGTCGAATCGGCCTCCCAAGTATTGGACGTGCGTGGCCGATGAAATACAGCGCACCAAGGCAACAATGGGATATGCGGCGGCGCGGCGAGTCGCGCAAAAGACTTGTGTCGAGTTGGCAAAGATCAACAGACAAGCCTATGGAGCACGGGTGGGGCTACGGATGGCACCGTTTGGCACGTCAAGTCGGAATGGCTCGTTGCAACGGGTTAGATTTCGGTCTGCTAGCGCACGTTGATAGGCAGCCCTTTATCGCACACTGTTGGGCGAGGGGGTGTGCCGGCAAACGTGCCGAGCTTGCGCAACGCTGCCTCCACACCGGCCCCATAAGCCGGGTCCGCTTTTTTGCAATTGTCGATGTGGCGCTGCTTGATGAAATCCGGAGCATCGCCCATCGCGCGTGCGGTGTTATCGAAAAGCGCCTGCTGCTGTGCAGATGTCATGAGCCTGAAGAGGTCACCTGGCTGTTTGTAGTAGTTGGCATCGTCATCACGAAAGTTCCACCAGTCGGCATCGCCGCTGATCTTTAGTGCTGGCTCGCGGTATTGGGGCTGCTCTTGCCACTTGCCGAAGCTGTTGGGTTCATAGTGCGGCAGGCGGCCGTAGTTTCCATCGGTGCGGATCGCGCCGTCGCGCTGGTTGCTATGCACTGGGCAGCGTGCGGCGTTGACAGGGATTTGGTGGTAGTTGACACCCAGACGGTAGCGCTGCGCATCCGCGTAGTTGATCAGGCGTGCCTGCAACATCTTGTCAGGTGAAACGCTGATGCCCGGCACCAGATTGCTCGGCGCGAAGGCGCTTTGCTCAACATCGGAAAAAAAGTTCTCCGGGTTACGGTTCAGCTCGAATTCTCCCACCTCGATCAGCGGATAATCGCGCTTTGGCCAGATCTTCGTCAGGTCAAATGGATGGTAAGGCACCTTTTCTGCGTCGATTTCGAGCATCACTTGGATGAACATCTTCCACCTGGGGAACCTTCTCAAGTTCGGCCAGGTTCATTCAGTCTACAATAGCACAGAATAGATCCGGACTTTCGCGAGGAGAAACTCTTCACTACTCCCTCGAGGGCCTGCGGTCAGCTTTCCGAAACGCGGCAAACCGCCGCATTAAGTTAGCGTACCGTCTTACCCGCCAACCTTTGGCGAATGTTCACGTCGGTGAACCAAGATTGCTCGTTGATTTGCTCAGTGCAGTATTGAGTGCGTAGCGAAGGGTTTGGATTTCGGTATCGGCATTGATAGCTGTTTGAAGTCTGCGGAGACTTTCGAGGTCACATTGGGTGAAGCGAAACGTCTTGAGAAGGGAAGGGTGTTTGCCACGGTGACCGACCTCAGGAATCCACTGCATGTAATCTTTCGGAGCAACGTCTCTGAATGGAACCAGGGTCTCGTTATGCCGAATAGCCGAAATGACTTTTTCAAGATCTGGCGGCAGCGTAAGGGTGCCGCGGAATATTCCCGGCCGCTTGAGCACCAGCGCGGGCAGTAGCTCCAGAACTCTTGGCTCGATTTGTCCGGCCCACAGCGTGTCTTCCAAATTAATCTTACCCCGATACCCGCTAACACTCTTGAAATTGATTTCGATAAGGCCCATGTCGACTAGCTTGCCTATAACCTGGGCGAAACGAGGATCGCGCCGCTTGCGATCAAGGGCCTTTGCCGTCTTGCGAGCCGCTTTCTGTAACGTCTCGTTCATCGTACAAACCGCCCCAAATCGAGGCGGTACTTCTCCGCAAGTTGCAAGAACAGTTCGCTCGGACCGCTGGACAAGTACTCCACGATAAGCGCCCGATTCTTCTCGGGGGCTTTGAGTGCTTTTGACAACAACACATACTCTGGGGCTGCAATTTGCCCCTTAACATGGCTTCCGTCGAAGACAGTGAGATACTTGGTTTCCTTTGGCATCCAGGCTTCATGTCCTATTGGATCCAACAACTTGCCTCTAGCACGTAGCAGTTCCTCGAATTTCACCTGCACGACGTGCTCGTAGTCCGCGTACACATCAACATCCTTCGTTGCTGCAAGTGGTAGGTCCGTCCCTGCTTCCAACAATGCTGTTTGCCCGAGCACCCGGATAGTGCATCGCGGCAAGGTCAGAACTCCTTCCTCCGAAAATTCCTGATTCTTCTCGGCGATCCAAGCGTTCAGTTCCTTGAAAACTCTTTCCAATTCCATAGCTTGTATAATAGCACGGCACAAAAATCTGTAAATACAAAAGATAACTCATTTATTACAATATCTTAGATATCAATGAATTTGATTTGACTATTTGGGACCTGGGACGCCTTCTTTTTAGCGGGCTTGGAGGGGCTCAGTAGCGTGTCTTCTGAAATGCCAGCCTGTGCGAAGTTTGCGTATCATTCCGATCGTCAAGGGCCGCTTTCTTCCTAATGCTTCGGAAACACGAGCCCGACTGCCGATAAACGCTCGTGGTCTTTGCGTCGAGGCTCCATCTGCTCCATCCGAAAGCGTAGGGCGTCGATAGGGTTTTGCGGCGGGAGAGCCCATCCTGAGTAGCGTGGGCATGTACCTTAAGCGAGGTATTGCAAGTTTCGTTGTTGGCTGCACGCTGTTGTCAATGGCTGCGGAGCCACTGGTCGCACAATCACCGGCAGACGCCCGGTCGGTCAGGCGAGAGGGAGTGCGCGCTTGCGACTCTTCAAATCCTCCGTGTCGATGCCTTCTATACTTCCACGACGAGCCTGGCACTAAACCAACCGTTGGAGAACACGATGAGGCAGGCCTGTCCCTAACACCGCTAAGCGAGCGAGAACGATTACGGATTACCAATTTGTTTCATTCCCTGTTGAATACCCACAACGGTCGTTATTCCTATCAGGTGCGAACGCCTCAAAAAGTGGTTGTTATTGAACCCGATACTGAAGTCGACCTTATGAAGTCCTCATCGAGGGGCAGAACTCGGTATTGCAATTTTGAAGGGAATGCCCGCGCCGTAAATATTACAATAGTGACTTTCACACACATGCCGGGGAGATCATATCTGAATCAAGATGAGCAGCTCAGCGTTCGGTGTCAACAAATGCCAGCTGAACAATATGCTGACCTTGTGCGATTCGCCCTTGGGGTCTATCACACTGATCTTACGGTTTTTCCCAAGAAAAGAGAGCTGTGGCGTGGAGGAATTTGCTCACATGATGACGAACTGGGCGGCACGCGCACCTGAGCACTCTCGGTGTCGACCTTCACAGGTGCCTACGGGTGTTTTTGCATCGGTAAAATGTCGGTGTTAACAAAGGTTTCACCTATCGGGGTCAGCTCCAGTGTTTCGGAATCCAGGATCGAGGTCTGTTCATGGCCAGGCTTTATACTGTAGTCAGTATACCAGGCAAACCGATCAATCCATCGACCGTCGGTGTTATAAAAATCCAAAATGGCTTGCGTGTATGCCGACAGGTCCGCATGGATTTCGCGCGTGGGACAGTGCTCAGCCGCAAGGCAGCCGGTTTCCGAAATCCAAATCTCGTCGTTCACCGGCAACTGATTGTCTGTGATCCATTTGGCAATCCGCGCGGCACTGGCGCGGTAGTGCGCGATATCGGCGTAGGGCTCGCCCCAGGTGCCCCATGGCTGCTGAGGACAAGCCTGGCCTGGGCTCCACGTATCGGGGCGTACCTCAGGATAGATATGAAAATGCCAGCCCGCGCGAGGAGGGTCTGCGCCGTACGTGGTTCGATAGTGCGCT encodes:
- a CDS encoding transposase, which translates into the protein MNHVHGHRYKRHYGSPRMTAELKDQGFLVNHKRVARLMKAHGLCAKPPKKKAKTTDSAHALAVADNALARDFTVGQGQVR
- a CDS encoding DDE-type integrase/transposase/recombinase, which produces MYVAVILDVTTRAWLGYSVQGHLRSSLVQDALRMATEHTTLLPELFHADRGSQYACESFRVELGKLHAQLSMSRKGNCWDNAVAESFFSTFNREVAVSFLDLEDARREIYDYFCFYNQERGTLRLDKHVHGLMKKCLTQTTEKWHN